One Streptomyces fagopyri DNA window includes the following coding sequences:
- the fomD gene encoding cytidylyl-2-hydroxypropylphosphonate hydrolase gives MAEGGAVRRVTAGGSTTYWPPGSHILWRYRENAGERFHICRPVTVVRDDTELLAVWMAPGTECVKPVLADGTPVHGEPLESRYTKARSVRRDRWFGTGVLKLARPGEPWSVWLFWEPGWRFKNWYVNLEAPLTRWEGGVDSEDHFLDISVHPDRSWRWLDEDEFAQAQRAGLMDTRLATHVREAGLRAVEVIRAWGTPFADGWQHWRPDPSWPVPVLPDDWDRTPAHVSS, from the coding sequence ATGGCAGAGGGCGGAGCGGTGAGACGGGTGACAGCGGGCGGGTCGACGACGTACTGGCCCCCCGGGAGTCACATTCTGTGGCGGTACCGGGAGAACGCCGGCGAGCGCTTCCACATCTGCCGGCCCGTCACCGTCGTACGGGACGACACGGAACTGCTCGCGGTGTGGATGGCGCCCGGTACGGAGTGCGTCAAGCCCGTGCTCGCCGACGGCACCCCGGTGCACGGAGAACCGCTGGAGTCGCGCTACACCAAGGCCCGTTCAGTGCGCCGGGACCGCTGGTTCGGCACCGGGGTGCTGAAGCTGGCGCGGCCCGGCGAGCCCTGGTCGGTCTGGCTGTTCTGGGAACCGGGGTGGCGTTTCAAGAACTGGTACGTGAACCTGGAGGCCCCGCTGACCCGTTGGGAGGGCGGCGTCGACTCCGAGGACCACTTCCTGGACATCTCCGTGCACCCGGACCGCAGTTGGCGCTGGCTCGACGAGGACGAGTTCGCACAGGCGCAGCGGGCCGGACTGATGGATACTCGACTGGCCACGCACGTGCGGGAGGCCGGACTGCGCGCGGTGGAGGTGATCCGCGCCTGGGGCACGCCGTTCGCGGACGGCTGGCAGCACTGGCGCCCGGATCCGTCCTGGCCGGTTCCCGTCCTGCCCGATGACTGGGACCGTACGCCCGCGCACGTGTCCTCATGA
- a CDS encoding SH3 domain-containing protein, which yields MSHMLRNGLVAAVAAVAVFPVTAVASAGRAAHLPGQGSAPAPAATSSWYGVQVPSRGGARRHVGTHARYRVVTRHHVVRHVRGRVTTHHMRLLVRSGPGTAYRIVGSRPDGRAVALSCKKRGSAVRGNHRWYRLAHHRGYVSAHYVRTGGAVRWC from the coding sequence ATGAGTCACATGTTGCGCAACGGCCTCGTGGCCGCGGTCGCGGCCGTCGCCGTCTTCCCGGTCACGGCCGTCGCCTCCGCCGGCCGGGCCGCGCACCTCCCCGGTCAGGGCTCCGCGCCCGCACCGGCCGCCACGTCGAGCTGGTACGGGGTCCAGGTGCCCTCGCGGGGCGGCGCCCGGCGTCACGTCGGTACCCACGCCCGGTACCGCGTCGTCACCCGCCACCACGTCGTACGCCATGTACGGGGCCGTGTGACGACCCACCACATGCGCCTGCTCGTCCGCTCCGGACCGGGCACGGCCTACCGGATCGTCGGTTCGCGTCCGGACGGACGAGCCGTGGCCCTCTCCTGCAAGAAGCGGGGATCCGCCGTCCGGGGCAACCACCGCTGGTACCGCCTGGCCCACCACCGGGGGTACGTGTCCGCGCACTACGTCCGCACCGGCGGCGCCGTCCGCTGGTGCTGA
- the glpX gene encoding class II fructose-bisphosphatase, with amino-acid sequence MTEHHLPSELEVPSEAPDRNLALELVRVTEAAAMAAGRWVGRGDKIGADGAAVRAMRTLVSTVSMNGVVVIGEGEKDEAPMLFNGERVGDGTGPECDIAVDPIDGTTLTAKGMTNAIAVLAAADRGTMFDPSAVFYMDKLVTGPEAADFVDINAPVSVNIRRVAKAKKSTPEDVTVVILDRPRHEGIIKEIRETGARIKLISDGDVAGSILALREGTGIDLLLGIGGTPEGIISACAVKCLGGTIQGKLWPKDDEERQRALDAGHDLDRVLFTDDLVSGENVFFVATGITDGELLRGVRYRAEVATTESIVMRSKSGTVRQITSEHRLSKLRAYSAIDFDRAK; translated from the coding sequence ATGACCGAGCATCATCTGCCGTCCGAACTCGAGGTCCCTTCCGAGGCCCCCGACCGAAATCTCGCCCTGGAACTCGTCCGGGTCACCGAGGCCGCCGCGATGGCCGCGGGCCGCTGGGTCGGCCGCGGCGACAAGATCGGCGCCGACGGCGCCGCCGTACGCGCCATGCGGACCCTCGTCTCCACCGTCTCGATGAACGGCGTCGTCGTCATCGGTGAAGGCGAGAAGGACGAGGCCCCGATGCTCTTCAACGGGGAGCGTGTCGGCGACGGCACCGGCCCCGAGTGCGACATCGCCGTCGACCCGATCGACGGGACCACGCTGACCGCCAAGGGCATGACCAACGCGATCGCCGTACTGGCCGCCGCCGACCGCGGCACCATGTTCGACCCGTCCGCGGTCTTCTACATGGACAAGCTGGTCACCGGCCCGGAGGCCGCCGACTTCGTCGACATCAACGCACCCGTGTCGGTGAACATCCGCCGGGTCGCCAAGGCCAAGAAGTCCACCCCCGAGGACGTCACGGTCGTCATCCTCGACCGGCCGCGCCACGAGGGGATCATCAAGGAGATCCGCGAGACCGGCGCCCGGATCAAGCTCATCTCCGACGGTGACGTCGCGGGCTCGATCCTCGCCCTGCGCGAGGGAACGGGCATCGACCTGCTGCTCGGCATCGGCGGTACGCCCGAGGGCATCATCTCGGCCTGCGCCGTGAAGTGCCTCGGCGGCACCATCCAGGGCAAGCTGTGGCCCAAGGACGACGAGGAGCGGCAGCGGGCGCTCGACGCGGGCCACGACCTCGACCGTGTGCTGTTCACCGACGACCTGGTCTCCGGCGAGAACGTCTTCTTCGTCGCGACCGGTATCACCGACGGCGAGCTGCTGCGCGGGGTGCGCTACCGCGCCGAGGTGGCGACGACCGAGTCGATCGTCATGCGCTCCAAGTCGGGCACGGTCCGGCAGATCACCTCCGAGCACCGGCTGAGCAAGCTGCGGGCGTACAGCGCGATCGACTTCGACCGCGCGAAGTAG
- a CDS encoding DUF4245 domain-containing protein, which translates to MAGTKGKQTVRDMLLSLGLIGIMAGVIYIFIPHDDSEPPLKRVDYRVELLTARRAASYPVAAPEGLPGTWKATSVRYDGAEFDAWHLGFHDPEGQYVAVEQSTQRAAAFIDSASQGAAATKATERIGDRTWVRYKGDKYDALVLRGKGSTTVVTGTASFGQLVRMAGALKTS; encoded by the coding sequence GTGGCAGGTACGAAAGGCAAGCAGACGGTCCGGGACATGCTCCTCTCCCTGGGTCTGATCGGGATCATGGCGGGCGTCATCTACATCTTCATCCCGCACGACGACTCCGAGCCTCCCCTCAAGCGCGTCGACTACCGTGTCGAGCTGCTCACGGCGCGTCGCGCGGCGTCGTATCCGGTGGCGGCTCCCGAGGGGCTGCCCGGGACGTGGAAGGCGACGTCGGTGCGCTACGACGGCGCCGAGTTCGACGCCTGGCACTTGGGCTTCCACGACCCCGAAGGTCAGTACGTGGCGGTCGAGCAGTCCACTCAGCGGGCCGCCGCGTTCATCGACTCGGCCAGCCAGGGCGCCGCGGCCACGAAGGCCACCGAGCGGATCGGCGACCGGACGTGGGTGCGGTACAAGGGTGACAAGTACGACGCCCTCGTGCTGCGGGGCAAGGGGTCGACGACGGTGGTGACCGGGACGGCGTCGTTCGGGCAGCTCGTGAGGATGGCCGGGGCGCTGAAGACGTCGTAG
- a CDS encoding fumarate hydratase, translating into MPEFAYTDLLPQGEDTTPYRLVTSEGVSTFEADGRTFLKVEPEALRTLAAEAIHDIQHYLRPAHLAQLRRIIDDPEASANDKFVALDLLKNANIAAAGVLPMCQDTGTAIVMGKRGQNVLTEGGDESALSRGIYDAYKNLNLRYSQMAPLTMWEEKNTGSNLPAQIELYATDGGAYKFLFMAKGGGSANKSFLYQETKAVLNESSMMKFLEEKIRSLGTAACPPYHLAIVVGGTSAEYALKTAKYASAHYLDEIPAEGSELGHGFRDKDLEQKVFELTQRIGIGAQFGGKYFCHDVRVVRLPRHGASCPVAIAVSCSADRQAVAKITAEGVFLEQLETDPARFLPETTEEHLDESGDVVRIDLNQPMDDILAELTKYPVKTRLSLSGPLVVARDIAHAKIKERLDAGEEMPQYLKDHPVYYAGPAKTPEGYASGSFGPTTAGRMDSYVEQFQAAGGSKVMLAKGNRSAQVTQACDKHGGFYLGSIGGPAARLAQDCIKKVEVVEYEELGMEAVWKIEVEDFPAFVVVDDKGNDFFQNPAPEPTFTHIPVRGPGLA; encoded by the coding sequence ATGCCTGAGTTCGCGTACACCGATCTGCTCCCCCAGGGAGAGGACACCACCCCCTACCGGCTGGTGACCTCCGAGGGTGTCTCCACCTTCGAGGCCGACGGGCGGACGTTCCTCAAGGTCGAGCCGGAGGCGCTGCGCACGCTCGCCGCGGAGGCGATCCACGACATCCAGCACTACCTGCGGCCCGCCCACCTGGCGCAGCTGCGCCGGATCATCGACGACCCCGAGGCGTCGGCCAACGACAAGTTCGTCGCCCTGGACCTGCTGAAGAACGCGAACATCGCGGCCGCGGGCGTCCTTCCCATGTGCCAGGACACCGGCACGGCGATCGTGATGGGCAAGCGCGGACAGAACGTCCTCACCGAGGGCGGCGACGAGTCGGCCCTGAGCCGCGGCATCTACGACGCCTACAAGAACCTGAACCTGCGCTACTCGCAGATGGCTCCGCTCACCATGTGGGAGGAGAAGAACACGGGCTCGAACCTGCCGGCGCAGATCGAGCTGTACGCGACCGACGGCGGTGCCTACAAGTTCCTCTTCATGGCCAAGGGCGGCGGCTCCGCGAACAAGAGCTTCCTGTACCAGGAGACGAAGGCCGTTCTGAACGAGTCCTCCATGATGAAGTTCCTGGAGGAGAAGATCCGTTCGCTCGGCACGGCCGCCTGCCCGCCGTACCACCTGGCGATCGTCGTCGGCGGGACGAGCGCCGAGTACGCCCTGAAGACCGCGAAGTACGCGTCCGCGCACTACCTGGACGAGATCCCGGCCGAGGGCTCCGAGCTGGGGCACGGGTTCCGGGACAAGGACCTGGAGCAGAAGGTCTTCGAGCTGACGCAGAGGATCGGCATCGGGGCGCAGTTCGGCGGCAAGTACTTCTGCCACGACGTACGCGTGGTCCGCCTCCCCCGGCACGGCGCGTCCTGCCCCGTGGCGATCGCGGTCTCGTGCTCCGCGGACCGCCAGGCCGTCGCGAAGATCACCGCCGAGGGCGTCTTCCTGGAGCAGCTGGAGACCGACCCGGCGCGCTTCCTGCCCGAGACGACCGAGGAGCACCTCGACGAGTCGGGCGACGTCGTCCGGATCGACCTCAACCAGCCGATGGACGACATCCTCGCCGAGCTGACCAAGTACCCGGTGAAGACCCGCCTCTCGCTCTCCGGCCCGCTGGTCGTGGCCCGTGACATCGCGCACGCCAAGATCAAGGAACGGCTCGACGCGGGCGAGGAGATGCCGCAGTACCTGAAGGACCACCCGGTGTACTACGCCGGTCCCGCCAAGACGCCCGAGGGCTACGCGTCCGGCTCCTTCGGCCCGACGACGGCCGGCCGCATGGACTCCTACGTCGAGCAGTTCCAGGCGGCGGGCGGCTCCAAGGTGATGCTCGCCAAGGGCAACCGTTCCGCGCAGGTCACCCAGGCGTGCGACAAGCACGGCGGCTTCTACCTCGGCTCGATCGGCGGTCCGGCCGCCCGTCTCGCCCAGGACTGCATCAAGAAGGTCGAGGTCGTCGAGTACGAGGAGCTCGGCATGGAGGCCGTCTGGAAGATCGAGGTCGAGGACTTCCCGGCGTTCGTCGTGGTCGACGACAAGGGCAACGACTTCTTCCAGAACCCGGCCCCCGAGCCGACGTTCACCCACATCCCGGTGCGGGGTCCCGGGCTGGCGTAG
- a CDS encoding WhiB family transcriptional regulator, with translation MLQPPHQSLQVAAVPAQRAPVRDRDQEAPWHTEAVCRRDEAGLFFAPSKEPTASRLSREEAAKRVCARCPVMVECREHALLQPEPYGVWGGLTAAERRVVLARRRRRDLELKKATRGPIAAAG, from the coding sequence GTGCTGCAACCGCCGCATCAGTCCCTGCAGGTAGCTGCCGTTCCGGCCCAGCGGGCGCCAGTGCGGGACAGGGATCAGGAAGCCCCATGGCACACGGAGGCGGTGTGCCGGCGGGACGAGGCCGGCCTGTTCTTCGCCCCTTCCAAGGAGCCCACGGCGTCCCGGCTGTCCCGCGAGGAGGCGGCCAAGCGCGTCTGCGCCCGCTGTCCCGTGATGGTCGAGTGCCGTGAACACGCGCTGCTGCAACCCGAGCCGTACGGAGTGTGGGGCGGTCTGACCGCGGCCGAGCGCCGGGTGGTGCTGGCCCGGCGCCGCCGCCGTGACCTGGAGCTCAAGAAGGCCACGCGGGGCCCCATAGCGGCGGCCGGCTAG
- a CDS encoding malonic semialdehyde reductase: MSLVLDPAAQDLLFREARTANTFTDEPVTDEQVQAIYDLVKFGPTSMNQSPLRITLVRSPEARERLVQHMAEGNQPKTATAPLVAILSADNEFHEELPTLFPHFPQAKDAFFADRGVREGNAALNAALQAAYFIIGVRAAGLAAGPMTGLDFAGVQKEFLDDDHTPLMVVNIGKPGEDAWFPRSPRLGFDEVVTTV, from the coding sequence ATGTCTCTTGTTCTTGACCCCGCCGCCCAGGACCTGCTGTTCCGCGAGGCCCGCACCGCGAACACGTTCACCGACGAGCCGGTGACCGACGAGCAGGTCCAGGCGATCTACGACCTGGTCAAGTTCGGCCCGACCTCGATGAACCAGTCGCCCCTGCGCATCACCCTGGTCCGCTCCCCCGAGGCCCGCGAGCGCCTCGTGCAGCACATGGCCGAGGGCAACCAGCCCAAGACCGCCACGGCCCCGCTGGTCGCGATCCTCTCCGCGGACAACGAGTTCCACGAGGAGCTGCCGACCCTGTTCCCGCACTTCCCGCAGGCCAAGGACGCCTTCTTCGCCGACCGCGGGGTCCGCGAGGGCAACGCCGCGCTGAACGCCGCCCTCCAGGCCGCCTACTTCATCATCGGCGTCCGCGCCGCCGGTCTCGCCGCCGGCCCGATGACCGGTCTCGACTTCGCGGGCGTCCAGAAGGAGTTCCTGGACGACGACCACACCCCGCTGATGGTCGTCAACATCGGCAAGCCGGGCGAGGACGCCTGGTTCCCGCGCTCCCCGCGCCTGGGCTTCGACGAGGTCGTCACGACCGTCTGA
- a CDS encoding DUF1707 SHOCT-like domain-containing protein, which produces MDLQKRTETRAADAELRASDADRDRIADILREALAEGRLTADEHAERVEGVLATKTVGDLDQFVRDLPAAHAGREAPGYATAPNRPRLGAIPAEADENVVAVFSTAIRKGRWRAGRRIHAYAVFGSVEIDLSEAIFEYQQVAIKAISVFGNVEIRVPENVSLRSSGGGVLGNFEADTLDSGDPDAPVIYVEGLAVLGNVEARPKRGKLVADILDRAMDRVDRSLRKHLDR; this is translated from the coding sequence GTGGACCTTCAGAAGCGCACCGAAACCCGTGCCGCCGACGCCGAACTGCGCGCGTCGGACGCCGACCGCGACCGGATCGCCGACATCCTGCGCGAGGCCCTCGCCGAGGGGCGCCTCACGGCCGACGAGCACGCCGAGCGGGTCGAAGGGGTGCTGGCCACCAAGACGGTCGGTGACCTCGACCAGTTCGTCCGGGACCTGCCCGCCGCCCACGCGGGCCGCGAGGCGCCCGGGTACGCGACCGCGCCCAACCGCCCCCGGCTCGGCGCCATCCCGGCGGAGGCCGACGAGAACGTGGTGGCGGTGTTCAGCACCGCGATACGCAAGGGCCGCTGGCGCGCGGGCCGTCGTATTCACGCGTACGCCGTCTTCGGCAGCGTCGAGATAGACCTCAGCGAGGCGATCTTCGAGTACCAGCAGGTCGCGATCAAGGCGATCTCGGTCTTCGGCAACGTGGAGATCCGCGTCCCGGAGAACGTGTCGCTGCGCAGCAGCGGAGGCGGGGTCCTGGGCAACTTCGAGGCGGACACGCTGGATTCGGGCGACCCCGACGCGCCCGTGATCTACGTCGAGGGCCTGGCGGTCCTGGGCAACGTCGAGGCGCGGCCCAAGCGGGGCAAGCTGGTCGCGGACATCCTCGACCGCGCGATGGACCGGGTGGACCGGAGTCTGCGCAAGCACCTGGACCGTTGA
- a CDS encoding class II fumarate hydratase: protein MADEQAAAPYRIEHDSMGEVRVPADAKWRAQTQRAVENFPVSGQRLERAHIEALARIKGAAAKVNARLGVLDKDVAEAVQEAAAEVAEGRWDAHFPVDVFQTGSGTSSNMNTNEVIATLATERLGRGVHPNDHVNASQSSNDVFPSSIHIAATAAVTRDLVPALDHLAAALERKAREFADVVKSGRTHLMDATPVTLGQEFGGYAAQVRYGIERLNASLPRLAELPLGGTAVGTGINTPPGFSAAVIAEVARDTGLPLTEARDHFEAQGARDGIVETSGQLRTVAVGLTKIANDLRWMSSGPRTGLAEISLPDLQPGSSIMPGKVNPVIPEAVLMVAAQVMGNDATVAVAGAAGNFELNVMLPVIAKNVLESVRLLAAVSRLLADRTVDGIVAHRERAREYAESSPSVVTPLNKYIGYEEAAKVAKKALAERRTIRQVVLDSGYVERGDLTLEQLDEALDVLRMTHP from the coding sequence ATGGCCGATGAACAGGCAGCAGCCCCGTACCGGATCGAGCACGACTCGATGGGTGAGGTGAGGGTGCCCGCGGACGCGAAGTGGCGGGCCCAGACCCAGCGGGCCGTGGAGAACTTCCCCGTCTCGGGGCAGCGGCTCGAACGCGCGCACATCGAGGCACTCGCACGGATCAAGGGGGCGGCCGCCAAGGTCAACGCCCGGCTCGGGGTGCTCGACAAGGACGTGGCCGAGGCGGTCCAGGAGGCAGCCGCCGAGGTCGCCGAGGGGCGCTGGGACGCGCACTTCCCGGTGGACGTCTTCCAGACCGGTTCCGGCACGTCCTCGAACATGAACACCAACGAGGTCATCGCCACGCTCGCCACCGAGCGGCTCGGCCGCGGCGTCCACCCCAACGACCACGTGAACGCCTCGCAGTCGTCGAACGACGTCTTCCCCTCCTCGATCCACATCGCCGCCACCGCCGCGGTGACCCGGGACCTCGTCCCCGCGCTCGACCACCTCGCCGCCGCCCTGGAGCGCAAGGCGCGGGAGTTCGCCGACGTCGTGAAGTCGGGGCGCACCCACCTCATGGACGCCACCCCCGTCACCCTCGGACAGGAGTTCGGCGGATACGCGGCCCAGGTGCGCTACGGGATCGAACGCCTGAACGCCTCGCTGCCCCGGCTCGCGGAACTGCCACTGGGCGGCACGGCCGTGGGCACCGGGATCAACACGCCTCCCGGGTTCTCCGCCGCCGTGATCGCGGAGGTGGCCCGGGACACCGGGCTGCCGCTCACCGAGGCCCGCGACCACTTCGAGGCACAGGGCGCGCGGGACGGGATCGTCGAGACGAGCGGACAGCTGCGGACCGTCGCGGTCGGGCTGACGAAGATCGCCAACGACCTGCGCTGGATGTCGTCGGGGCCGCGGACCGGCCTGGCCGAGATCAGCCTCCCCGACCTGCAGCCGGGCTCCTCGATCATGCCGGGCAAGGTCAATCCCGTCATCCCCGAGGCCGTGCTGATGGTGGCCGCCCAGGTGATGGGCAACGACGCGACGGTCGCGGTCGCCGGGGCCGCCGGCAACTTCGAGCTCAACGTGATGCTCCCGGTCATCGCGAAGAACGTCCTGGAGTCCGTCCGGCTGCTCGCGGCCGTCTCCCGGCTGCTCGCCGACCGCACCGTCGACGGGATCGTCGCGCACCGCGAACGGGCCCGCGAGTACGCCGAGTCGTCACCGTCCGTCGTGACACCGCTCAACAAGTACATCGGGTACGAGGAGGCCGCCAAGGTGGCCAAGAAGGCACTGGCGGAACGCAGGACCATCCGTCAGGTCGTCCTCGACTCCGGGTACGTCGAGCGGGGCGACCTCACCCTGGAACAGCTGGACGAGGCGCTGGATGTCCTGCGGATGACGCATCCGTGA
- a CDS encoding DUF2690 domain-containing protein produces MTVKRQPLPDSLDDPERLDEERLLLERLRGLRRRTGLSLAALAAVTPFSKSTWHRYLNGDQFPPRSAVESLGRLAQTDPGPLLSLWDAVSRSRCGPVGLPAQAPPPRVPSAQGPAPDAPVRGRRVRPPNRAVIALAAVAAVTMAVTAGAAEVLDTDLAPVPAAAASCRGHRCQGQLPTSEICGRDARTESTAARAGEVVLLRFSASCATVWSEVRTRTGGAREISVRAGRDELSAAYPGDPADGYSSPMLAAASPRGAQACAEVAGQSACTAPVGAARH; encoded by the coding sequence GTGACGGTCAAGAGACAGCCGCTGCCCGACTCGCTGGACGACCCGGAACGGCTCGACGAGGAACGTCTCCTGCTGGAGCGGCTGCGCGGTCTCAGGCGGCGAACGGGGCTGAGCCTGGCCGCGCTGGCCGCCGTCACCCCGTTCAGCAAGTCGACCTGGCACCGCTATCTGAACGGCGACCAGTTTCCGCCGCGCTCGGCGGTCGAGTCCCTCGGCCGGCTCGCGCAGACCGACCCCGGCCCCCTTCTCTCCCTGTGGGACGCCGTGTCCAGGAGCCGGTGCGGGCCGGTCGGCCTGCCCGCGCAAGCGCCGCCGCCACGGGTCCCGTCCGCACAGGGCCCGGCCCCGGACGCGCCGGTTCGGGGCCGGCGCGTCCGGCCGCCGAACCGCGCCGTCATCGCCCTCGCGGCGGTGGCGGCCGTCACGATGGCGGTCACCGCGGGCGCCGCCGAGGTCCTCGACACCGACCTCGCCCCGGTGCCCGCCGCGGCCGCCTCCTGCCGCGGCCACCGCTGCCAGGGACAGCTCCCGACCTCCGAGATCTGCGGCCGCGACGCACGTACGGAGAGCACTGCCGCCCGTGCGGGCGAGGTCGTGCTGCTCCGTTTCTCCGCGTCGTGCGCGACGGTCTGGTCCGAGGTCCGCACCCGGACCGGCGGCGCGCGGGAGATCTCGGTCCGGGCCGGCCGCGACGAACTGTCCGCCGCCTACCCGGGCGACCCGGCGGACGGCTACAGCAGTCCGATGCTGGCCGCGGCGAGCCCGCGCGGTGCGCAGGCCTGCGCCGAAGTGGCCGGGCAGTCCGCGTGCACCGCCCCCGTCGGCGCCGCACGGCACTGA